In a single window of the Dinghuibacter silviterrae genome:
- a CDS encoding DUF6943 family protein, with amino-acid sequence MQTILIQCYRPGSPVPPASFFILSRGRNAGRPSHTPNPNCFRVTCAAGERDRYYWLVFALWQARRFEYYLHGSVIPLIRIGDVRNLITEQAPYYARIEKVLPQVSRLAELEENLIRQQKKVREIRLAMLRQATRPASVPVSREPENLPASAIPVHALPTTVTIS; translated from the coding sequence ATGCAAACAATCCTCATTCAGTGTTACCGTCCGGGGTCTCCGGTTCCCCCGGCGTCCTTCTTTATCCTCAGCAGGGGCCGTAATGCGGGACGTCCTTCCCATACTCCTAACCCCAACTGTTTCCGGGTCACCTGTGCAGCAGGTGAGCGGGACCGTTACTACTGGCTCGTATTTGCCTTATGGCAGGCCCGCCGTTTCGAGTATTACCTCCACGGTTCGGTTATTCCTCTGATCCGCATCGGAGACGTCCGCAACCTCATCACCGAACAAGCCCCTTACTATGCCCGCATCGAAAAGGTATTGCCCCAGGTAAGCCGGCTTGCTGAACTGGAAGAAAATCTAATACGGCAGCAAAAAAAAGTCCGGGAAATCCGGCTGGCCATGCTCCGGCAGGCCACCCGGCCCGCTTCAGTACCGGTATCGCGCGAGCCCGAGAACCTACCGGCATCGGCTATCCCTGTTCATGCGCTCCCCACAACCGTCACTATTTCCTAA
- a CDS encoding RNA polymerase sigma factor, with amino-acid sequence MFEDKDLAAIQNGDELALARIIAAFYQTLTRFAFRYLKDMHDAEDIAMLAIHELWNKRLSVHNARHAEAFLHRVAKHLCIDLLRQKRRRKVSFFNPQSATFDHLTEDHDKAICKKLDAPAVHNFFERAASAIEKLPKQQKKVIRQYLRDEHLSMVKIAEKLKMNPKTAFAHKYEALKNLRTMMGDHDPR; translated from the coding sequence GTGTTCGAGGACAAAGATCTGGCTGCTATTCAAAACGGGGACGAGTTGGCATTGGCCAGGATTATAGCTGCCTTTTATCAAACATTGACCCGATTTGCTTTTAGGTATCTGAAAGATATGCATGACGCGGAAGATATTGCCATGTTGGCGATACATGAATTATGGAACAAAAGATTGTCCGTGCATAATGCCAGGCACGCTGAAGCCTTTCTTCATCGTGTTGCCAAACACCTGTGTATTGATCTGTTGCGACAAAAGAGAAGAAGAAAAGTAAGTTTTTTTAATCCACAGTCGGCCACGTTCGATCATCTCACGGAAGATCATGACAAGGCGATATGCAAAAAGCTGGACGCTCCGGCTGTCCATAACTTCTTCGAAAGAGCCGCTTCGGCTATAGAAAAATTGCCGAAGCAGCAAAAAAAGGTGATACGGCAGTACTTAAGGGATGAGCATCTGTCTATGGTGAAAATTGCGGAAAAATTAAAAATGAATCCCAAAACTGCCTTTGCTCATAAATATGAGGCCTTAAAGAACTTGAGAACGATGATGGGGGATCATGACCCTCGTTAG
- a CDS encoding response regulator yields MINKKILIADDHFSTRKGLKWMLNLKFNIKEIDEVSNCNELVQLFKQNDKAYTHLILDIQMSDGSTLELIAGIIKIAPTLQIMIHSMQPEPVYKANLLQMGVFGFVSKNAGEDLVIDELNRFVNTYATPRTLKKVNAQLENPLAKFTNRELQVLHYLKEGKSTGEIADLLSVSDSMISMCKKKILTETNTSNVKELTDLVALHGMPEEGRKTQQGKKR; encoded by the coding sequence ATGATCAATAAAAAAATTCTGATTGCTGATGACCATTTTTCCACTCGGAAAGGGTTAAAATGGATGTTGAATTTGAAGTTCAACATCAAAGAGATAGACGAAGTATCGAACTGCAATGAGCTGGTACAGTTGTTCAAACAAAACGATAAAGCCTATACCCACCTTATCCTGGACATTCAAATGTCTGACGGAAGCACCCTAGAACTGATTGCCGGGATCATTAAGATCGCTCCGACCTTGCAGATCATGATCCATTCCATGCAGCCGGAACCAGTATACAAAGCCAATTTATTGCAAATGGGGGTCTTCGGGTTCGTCTCCAAAAATGCAGGTGAGGACCTGGTCATAGATGAGCTGAACCGGTTCGTTAATACATACGCAACGCCCAGGACCCTAAAAAAGGTAAATGCCCAACTGGAAAATCCGTTGGCCAAATTCACCAATAGAGAATTACAGGTCTTGCACTACCTGAAGGAGGGGAAAAGCACCGGGGAGATCGCAGATTTGCTAAGCGTAAGTGATAGCATGATCTCTATGTGTAAGAAAAAGATTTTAACGGAAACCAATACCTCCAACGTGAAAGAGTTGACTGATTTGGTAGCATTGCATGGGATGCCTGAAGAAGGAAGAAAGACGCAGCAGGGAAAAAAAAGGTAA
- a CDS encoding sensor histidine kinase — protein sequence MGNIFSKLQSSVKAPAAVAGQKNTPLSPPIKNKLLDVIAHDLIGEMYGLMKISADLELADQKNEALGEMIYDCRNSIIAHIQFVNSLLEYWRLDAGQAQPQKQIVETRALIDRVIQSQRYAAGEKEVKVQVTINDDLPRQLITDEFRLRNVLCNLLSNAITHSKREGSISLRVESIERGKILFCIRDGRGNVTSKEQRSMFKPFVLKESGTECYKKQNLNLFIAAWITDTLLKGTLSGEPDHAGGFKMYLTIPIKL from the coding sequence ATGGGAAATATTTTTAGCAAACTACAATCTTCCGTTAAGGCCCCTGCTGCTGTTGCAGGCCAAAAGAATACGCCCTTATCGCCCCCCATAAAAAACAAATTGCTGGATGTTATTGCACACGACCTGATCGGTGAAATGTATGGATTAATGAAGATCAGCGCCGATCTGGAATTGGCAGACCAAAAGAATGAGGCTCTGGGCGAGATGATCTACGATTGTAGAAATTCCATTATAGCGCATATTCAATTCGTTAATAGCCTGCTGGAATATTGGCGGCTGGATGCGGGCCAGGCCCAACCCCAAAAGCAGATCGTTGAAACCAGGGCCCTGATTGACAGGGTTATTCAAAGCCAGCGATACGCGGCAGGAGAAAAGGAGGTAAAAGTGCAAGTGACAATAAACGACGATCTGCCCAGGCAACTCATCACAGACGAGTTTCGGCTGCGCAATGTACTATGTAATTTGTTGTCCAACGCCATTACACATTCTAAAAGGGAGGGCAGCATATCACTGCGGGTGGAATCAATCGAAAGGGGGAAAATATTGTTTTGTATCAGGGACGGAAGGGGCAACGTTACTTCCAAAGAACAGCGCTCGATGTTTAAGCCGTTTGTACTAAAGGAAAGTGGTACTGAATGTTATAAAAAGCAAAATCTGAATCTTTTTATAGCAGCGTGGATAACAGATACGCTGCTAAAAGGCACCCTTTCAGGAGAACCGGATCACGCCGGAGGGTTCAAAATGTATCTTACAATACCTATCAAACTATAA
- a CDS encoding cytochrome P450: protein MNITTTLDPTSWFRQMQEESPVYYDPDMTFYFGGKGAWQVFRYNDVQRGLSDYAYFSNQYVPKQASLGNSLPMTDPPDHKKIRSLFNKAFTPPVMTQLSQWIHQKCDELLSPFMPTGKIDFIRDFADLLPATVIARLLGATDQDDRTIVSWARTLIGDPTVIGIAAFQQVQVEMGGYFYQLLQTRKKEPQEDLVSYLLATSLDGEGLTDADIIANCIAFLVAGSESVSGLLGNTMLTLTERPDLQMHLAQHPEDIPGTINEVLRFRSPVLSITRIARQPVTLNGQAIQEGDLVNLWIAAANRDPDVYASPDTFDLNRDNSKVLTFGYGIHHCIGALLARLETKIAVGYLVSHMTGFSVAPLHELARVPNVASFKYESLPIHFTTL, encoded by the coding sequence ATGAATATCACTACCACACTCGATCCTACATCCTGGTTCCGCCAGATGCAGGAAGAATCCCCTGTCTATTATGACCCCGATATGACTTTCTATTTTGGCGGCAAAGGTGCCTGGCAGGTTTTCCGGTATAACGATGTACAAAGAGGGCTCAGCGATTATGCCTATTTTTCCAACCAATACGTGCCCAAACAGGCATCTTTGGGCAATAGCCTTCCCATGACAGACCCTCCGGATCATAAAAAAATCCGGTCTCTGTTCAACAAGGCATTTACCCCGCCGGTTATGACGCAGCTCAGTCAATGGATTCATCAAAAATGCGATGAACTCCTTTCCCCCTTTATGCCAACTGGGAAAATCGACTTTATCAGGGACTTTGCCGATCTGCTGCCGGCCACGGTGATAGCCCGCCTCCTCGGCGCCACCGACCAGGACGACAGAACGATCGTCTCCTGGGCGCGTACACTCATTGGCGACCCCACCGTGATCGGCATAGCCGCCTTTCAGCAGGTCCAGGTCGAAATGGGCGGCTATTTTTACCAGCTTCTGCAAACCCGTAAAAAAGAACCACAGGAGGACCTGGTTTCCTATTTATTAGCCACCTCCCTCGACGGGGAAGGGTTGACCGATGCCGATATCATCGCCAACTGTATCGCCTTCCTGGTTGCCGGTTCCGAATCCGTCAGCGGCCTCCTGGGCAATACCATGCTGACCTTAACTGAACGCCCCGATCTCCAAATGCACCTTGCCCAGCACCCGGAAGACATACCTGGAACCATTAATGAGGTGTTACGATTCCGCAGCCCGGTTTTGTCCATCACACGGATTGCCCGGCAGCCGGTTACGTTGAACGGTCAAGCCATACAAGAAGGTGATCTGGTGAACCTTTGGATCGCTGCAGCCAATCGTGACCCGGACGTATATGCGTCACCGGATACCTTTGATCTTAACAGGGATAATTCAAAGGTGCTGACGTTCGGGTATGGCATCCACCATTGTATAGGCGCCCTACTGGCCCGGCTCGAAACAAAGATCGCTGTTGGCTATCTTGTAAGCCATATGACCGGATTCTCGGTAGCGCCCCTGCATGAACTAGCCCGTGTGCCCAATGTCGCCAGCTTCAAATACGAATCGCTGCCGATCCACTTTACGACCCTATAA
- a CDS encoding hybrid sensor histidine kinase/response regulator — protein MKLKFLEKVFAMGTAGIQDEEMADRISYCNKLSFTFSVCLIVDMGFVISIFQGNRTVIIAAIIEFILNGSVLLFNWKKMYVFARFLLYTLQCVAIAFFGILFGKSFYLEFTVIFLILINYLVFKSKIHRTIGLSLAMMVLIILEVRYGSKGYQDLIPVSGEQTAFLIHVMIVLFVITIILVVNKPYVHGYDKRYELKRANIELERANWLIKVFVAQMTHELRNELDTIHQVTQLLQNDMHKDEISQENLSLLEIAATASKDARNISNNVLDMAAIETGNIPAPVYEAIRVDHFVQKVVDVHTIAAREKGIQLNMTITGLPRFINTDPVILKQIISNLVSNAIKYSYPDTTVGITFDRLAGNCWEIRVVSHGLTIPKEKLATIFNPFVSLKVDRVQGAGLGLYIVKNKVDAMGGTIEADSNEHGENVFRVKLPVLTGEVGVPELDPLAPPLQDLFKNVHVLSAEDHQVNTHLLERFLQQLGCTVTTVENGRELLDQALLKSPDIIILDCYMPVMNGEQTIRAIKMTPSLQHIPIIAVSADLYSDTPDRILEAGADTFLKKPLQYEILQNAMAQFIAKQ, from the coding sequence TTGAAATTAAAGTTTTTAGAGAAAGTTTTTGCGATGGGGACCGCGGGCATCCAGGACGAGGAAATGGCCGACAGGATCAGCTATTGTAACAAGCTCAGTTTTACTTTTAGTGTATGCCTCATTGTGGATATGGGCTTTGTGATCTCCATCTTTCAGGGGAACAGGACGGTGATCATTGCGGCTATCATTGAATTCATCTTGAACGGCTCGGTGCTTCTTTTCAACTGGAAAAAGATGTATGTATTTGCGCGCTTCCTGTTGTATACGCTGCAATGTGTGGCGATCGCCTTTTTCGGAATATTGTTTGGCAAGTCATTCTATCTGGAGTTTACGGTCATCTTTCTTATTTTAATCAACTACCTCGTATTCAAGTCAAAAATCCATAGAACGATTGGCCTCTCACTCGCTATGATGGTATTGATCATCCTGGAAGTGCGGTATGGCTCCAAAGGCTACCAGGATTTGATCCCGGTATCCGGTGAACAGACAGCCTTCCTGATCCATGTAATGATCGTCCTTTTTGTAATTACCATTATCCTGGTGGTAAACAAGCCCTATGTGCATGGGTACGACAAAAGGTATGAGTTGAAACGGGCCAATATCGAGCTTGAACGGGCTAATTGGTTGATCAAAGTATTTGTCGCGCAAATGACCCATGAGTTAAGGAACGAACTGGATACAATCCACCAGGTCACTCAATTGCTACAAAATGATATGCACAAGGATGAGATTTCGCAGGAAAACCTTTCGCTGTTGGAAATAGCAGCTACTGCCAGCAAGGATGCCCGTAATATCAGTAACAACGTACTGGACATGGCGGCCATTGAAACGGGGAACATCCCGGCGCCGGTCTATGAAGCGATCCGCGTGGATCACTTTGTCCAGAAAGTCGTTGATGTACATACCATAGCAGCCCGGGAAAAGGGTATACAACTCAACATGACGATCACGGGTTTGCCCCGGTTTATCAATACGGACCCGGTCATTCTAAAACAGATCATCAGCAACCTGGTGTCCAATGCCATCAAATATTCCTACCCAGACACGACGGTTGGTATCACCTTCGACCGGCTGGCAGGGAACTGTTGGGAGATTCGGGTGGTAAGTCATGGTTTAACGATCCCAAAAGAAAAACTGGCAACCATTTTCAATCCTTTTGTTTCCTTAAAGGTGGACCGTGTACAAGGGGCCGGATTGGGCCTGTATATCGTGAAAAATAAAGTAGATGCTATGGGCGGCACGATTGAAGCCGATAGCAATGAACACGGTGAAAATGTTTTTAGGGTAAAATTGCCCGTGTTGACGGGTGAAGTGGGTGTACCGGAATTAGACCCTTTAGCCCCTCCCTTGCAGGATTTATTTAAAAACGTGCATGTACTCTCTGCGGAGGACCACCAGGTCAACACCCATTTACTGGAACGGTTTTTACAGCAATTGGGTTGTACCGTAACAACCGTGGAGAATGGCCGGGAGTTGCTGGACCAGGCACTGCTGAAATCACCGGACATCATTATATTGGATTGCTACATGCCGGTGATGAACGGAGAACAGACGATCCGGGCTATCAAAATGACACCATCGCTCCAGCATATCCCTATCATTGCCGTCAGCGCGGATTTATATTCCGACACACCGGATAGAATCCTCGAAGCAGGGGCAGACACCTTTTTAAAAAAGCCATTGCAATACGAGATTTTACAAAATGCGATGGCACAGTTTATTGCAAAACAGTAG
- a CDS encoding terpene synthase family protein: MKVEASARLSLEQELDRARAQYHHVDRPAYSLQRLFDRPGITLSDFCRDFHPHPQSEVLRKWGRDFGEQYGIWLPNAQHHVTCALYLYPEATTDRMVTMMKNLIVDFYLNDLYGRDQFGQCSPDEQYRGKQLIDHIATMGEALAPQLPTNPVEVANAATLEEFKKGSPAHWFAAFLRLYCHHIGVTYKDNNTATTGRLLSIDNYIERRCHFAGMHHIVMWVEYCDGQFLDWHRLSQLGLSDKMRDLHWTIAAFGALSNDLFSFEKEVIDNGSDSNLVMITLLNHPGLPLDEALLAAARIVSDLLARLFSLLQSIQAEIVQSSFPDPTMRDLLVRHLRGLERCMQASWLWQVFTQRYKRPNSIWEETNLERV, from the coding sequence ATGAAAGTAGAAGCCTCCGCCCGGTTGTCTCTCGAACAGGAGCTGGATCGCGCCCGCGCCCAATATCACCATGTAGACCGCCCCGCCTATTCGTTACAACGGCTTTTCGACCGCCCGGGCATTACATTGTCTGATTTTTGCCGGGATTTTCACCCCCATCCCCAAAGCGAGGTGCTACGGAAATGGGGTCGGGATTTTGGTGAACAGTATGGGATCTGGCTTCCCAATGCCCAGCACCATGTGACGTGCGCCCTGTATTTGTATCCGGAGGCCACCACCGATAGGATGGTGACCATGATGAAAAACCTCATTGTTGATTTTTACCTGAACGATCTCTACGGGCGCGATCAATTCGGACAGTGTTCCCCGGACGAACAGTATAGGGGCAAACAATTGATCGACCATATAGCCACTATGGGTGAGGCCTTGGCCCCCCAGTTACCGACCAACCCCGTCGAGGTTGCCAATGCGGCCACCCTCGAAGAATTTAAGAAAGGATCCCCAGCCCACTGGTTTGCCGCCTTCCTGCGATTGTATTGCCATCACATTGGCGTTACGTACAAAGACAACAATACTGCCACGACCGGGCGCTTACTGAGTATTGACAACTACATTGAAAGACGTTGTCACTTTGCAGGTATGCACCACATCGTCATGTGGGTGGAATACTGTGATGGCCAGTTTCTGGACTGGCACCGGCTTTCCCAATTGGGGTTATCCGATAAAATGAGGGACCTTCACTGGACTATCGCGGCGTTTGGGGCCTTGTCGAACGATCTCTTTTCCTTTGAGAAAGAGGTGATAGACAACGGCTCCGATTCCAACCTGGTAATGATCACCTTACTAAACCATCCTGGGCTGCCATTGGACGAGGCCCTTCTTGCCGCTGCCAGGATTGTCAGCGACCTGCTTGCCCGGCTATTTTCCCTGCTGCAATCCATACAAGCGGAGATCGTGCAGTCCTCTTTCCCCGACCCCACAATGCGTGACCTGCTGGTCAGGCATCTTCGTGGGTTGGAAAGGTGTATGCAAGCAAGCTGGCTATGGCAGGTCTTTACCCAACGGTATAAACGCCCAAATTCCATCTGGGAAGAAACCAATCTGGAGAGGGTGTGA